Proteins encoded within one genomic window of Cellulomonas flavigena DSM 20109:
- a CDS encoding 4Fe-4S binding protein: MTTPTLTPPPPAGAPDPDVDPGPDRTPPPVGRNLMTIPWVARSLRSGWYPKVFQIPVAAVFGFVAYQLLAGPDRAHDNAGTALMWVLWWPVVPIVFVLLGRFWCAVCPFGALSDAVQKLVGVNRPVPRFLKRYGIWIIDASFLLITWADHVWGVVESPWGSGVLLLLLTTAVIASGALFQRRTFCRYLCFLGGLSGNYARVGMVELRADSAICRTCKAKAVCYNGNEKVAGCPLFTFPRTMEDSANCNLCANCIKSCPNDAIQVRLRKPTSELWFITKPKVEHSYLAMAIMGIVLIQNVTMLEVWTDVLAWIEATTGITSYPVIFTVAFAVAVSVPVGLLAVASRVAAARNLESTTLNFTRFGYALIPLDVAGHLAHNLFHLLAEGGSVYYTVANVFGAGVSGDVALVGTGTIQVLQFALLALGVAGSVYTARRIVHRRYRTAQRRHATLTPYVAIIALLGAVNVWMFLLPMAHRM, from the coding sequence ATGACGACCCCCACGCTCACCCCGCCGCCCCCCGCCGGGGCCCCCGACCCCGACGTCGACCCGGGCCCCGACCGGACGCCACCGCCGGTGGGCCGCAACCTCATGACGATCCCGTGGGTCGCCCGGTCGCTGCGCTCGGGCTGGTACCCGAAGGTCTTCCAGATCCCCGTCGCTGCGGTCTTCGGCTTCGTCGCGTACCAGCTGCTCGCCGGCCCGGACCGCGCCCACGACAACGCGGGCACGGCGCTCATGTGGGTCCTGTGGTGGCCGGTCGTCCCGATCGTGTTCGTGCTGCTCGGCCGGTTCTGGTGCGCGGTGTGCCCGTTCGGCGCCCTGTCCGACGCGGTGCAGAAGCTGGTCGGCGTCAACCGACCGGTGCCGCGCTTCCTGAAGCGCTACGGCATCTGGATCATCGACGCGTCGTTCCTGCTCATCACGTGGGCGGACCACGTGTGGGGTGTCGTCGAGTCGCCGTGGGGCTCGGGGGTCCTGCTCCTGCTGCTGACGACCGCCGTGATCGCGTCGGGTGCGCTGTTCCAGCGGCGGACGTTCTGCCGGTACCTGTGCTTCCTCGGCGGTCTGTCCGGCAACTACGCGCGGGTCGGCATGGTCGAGCTGCGCGCCGACAGCGCGATCTGCCGGACCTGCAAGGCGAAGGCCGTCTGCTACAACGGCAACGAGAAGGTCGCCGGCTGCCCGCTGTTCACGTTCCCGCGGACGATGGAGGACAGCGCCAACTGCAACCTGTGCGCCAACTGCATCAAGTCCTGCCCCAACGACGCGATCCAGGTCCGCCTGCGCAAGCCGACGTCCGAGCTGTGGTTCATCACCAAGCCGAAGGTCGAGCACTCGTACCTCGCGATGGCGATCATGGGCATCGTCCTCATCCAGAACGTCACGATGCTCGAGGTCTGGACCGACGTGCTCGCCTGGATCGAGGCGACCACCGGCATCACCAGCTACCCCGTGATCTTCACCGTCGCGTTCGCCGTGGCCGTCTCGGTGCCCGTCGGGCTGCTGGCCGTCGCGTCACGCGTCGCCGCCGCTCGCAACCTGGAGAGCACGACGCTGAACTTCACACGGTTCGGGTACGCCCTCATCCCGTTGGACGTGGCGGGTCACCTGGCTCACAACCTCTTCCACCTGCTGGCCGAGGGCGGGTCGGTCTACTACACCGTCGCCAACGTCTTCGGGGCCGGTGTGAGCGGCGACGTCGCCCTGGTCGGCACCGGGACCATCCAGGTGCTGCAGTTCGCGCTGCTGGCACTGGGCGTCGCCGGGTCGGTGTACACGGCGCGCCGCATCGTGCACCGCCGGTACCGCACGGCCCAGCGCCGGCACGCGACGCTCACCCCGTACGTCGCGATCATCGCGCTGCTCGGCGCGGTCAACGTGTGGATGTTCCTGCTGCCCATGGCCCACCGGATGTGA
- a CDS encoding sensor histidine kinase, whose amino-acid sequence MSAPTAPPRSGLAGRLLAAIALVMAAGAVTAWAVASLVGPAVFHEHMLRAGLSDHDEAVLHAEEAFRSASSLALGFALAAAAAASLAVSLVLTRRIGRSLAVLSSAASSLGGGRYDSRVPPPQMGREFDDLADAFNSMAARLQEGERLRGRLLADVAHEIRTPVATLTAYLEAIEDGVQDLGAETVALLRDQASRLTRLSDDLTAVTRAESGDLALDREHVAPGDLVAAAVAASRERAAERGVDLREDSSASLPEVLVDRLRLAQVLDNLVTNALRHTPPGGTVTVGAASAGRDVTLTVRDTGEGIAAEDLPHVFERFYRADTARDRAHGGSGIGLAICLALVHAHGGTLSAASPGPGAGSTFTVTLPTG is encoded by the coding sequence GTGAGCGCACCGACGGCCCCTCCACGGTCGGGCCTCGCCGGGCGCCTGCTGGCCGCGATCGCGCTGGTGATGGCCGCGGGCGCGGTCACGGCGTGGGCGGTCGCGTCCCTGGTGGGCCCGGCCGTGTTCCACGAGCACATGCTGCGTGCGGGGCTCAGCGACCACGACGAGGCCGTGCTGCACGCGGAGGAGGCGTTCCGGTCGGCCAGCTCGCTGGCCCTCGGCTTCGCGCTCGCGGCCGCGGCCGCGGCGTCCCTCGCCGTGTCGCTCGTCCTCACGCGGCGGATCGGCCGGTCGCTGGCCGTGCTCTCGTCGGCCGCGTCGAGCCTCGGCGGGGGTCGCTACGACTCCCGCGTGCCACCCCCGCAGATGGGCCGGGAGTTCGACGACCTCGCGGACGCGTTCAACAGCATGGCGGCCCGCCTGCAGGAGGGGGAGCGGCTGCGCGGTCGGCTGCTCGCCGACGTCGCGCACGAGATCCGCACACCCGTCGCCACCCTCACCGCGTACCTGGAGGCCATCGAGGACGGGGTGCAGGACCTCGGCGCGGAGACGGTCGCGCTGCTGCGGGACCAGGCCTCGCGCCTGACGCGGTTGTCGGACGACCTGACCGCGGTGACGCGTGCCGAGAGCGGCGACCTGGCGCTGGACCGCGAGCACGTCGCCCCCGGGGACCTGGTCGCGGCGGCCGTGGCCGCGTCGCGCGAGCGGGCGGCCGAGCGCGGTGTGGACCTGCGGGAGGACTCGTCGGCGTCGCTCCCCGAGGTCCTCGTGGACCGGCTGCGCCTCGCCCAGGTCCTCGACAACCTCGTGACGAACGCCCTGCGGCACACGCCGCCCGGTGGCACGGTCACGGTGGGCGCGGCGTCGGCCGGGCGGGACGTGACGCTCACCGTGCGGGACACCGGGGAGGGCATCGCGGCGGAGGACCTGCCGCACGTCTTCGAGCGCTTCTACCGGGCGGACACGGCCCGCGACCGTGCGCACGGGGGGTCGGGCATCGGCCTGGCCATCTGCCTGGCACTCGTCCACGCGCACGGCGGCACCCTCAGCGCGGCGAGCCCCGGGCCCGGTGCCGGCAGCACGTTCACGGTCACGCTGCCGACCGGTTGA
- a CDS encoding response regulator transcription factor encodes MSTSGGRRAVVVDDEQALARLVAGYLERDGFETHVCHDGVGALQVLREVDPDVVVLDLGLPGLDGVEVCRQLRTFSDCYVIMLTARAEEVDTLIGLSVGADDYVTKPFSPRELMARVGVLMRRPRRTPGPAAPAPSAAVTIGSLTVDTDAREVHVDGEPVALTRTEFDVLAALAARPGVVLSRRALIEAVWGAGWVGDEHLVDVHVLHVRQKLGDSAEQQRFVRTVRGVGYRMGAGR; translated from the coding sequence GTGAGCACCTCCGGAGGACGTCGTGCGGTCGTCGTCGACGACGAGCAGGCCCTCGCACGTCTGGTCGCCGGGTACCTCGAGCGCGACGGCTTCGAGACCCACGTGTGCCACGACGGCGTCGGTGCCCTGCAGGTGCTGCGGGAGGTCGACCCCGACGTCGTCGTCCTCGACCTGGGCCTGCCCGGGCTCGACGGCGTCGAGGTGTGCCGCCAGCTGCGGACCTTCTCCGACTGCTACGTGATCATGCTGACCGCGCGTGCGGAGGAGGTCGACACGCTCATCGGCCTGTCCGTCGGTGCCGACGACTACGTCACCAAGCCGTTCAGCCCGCGCGAGCTGATGGCGCGGGTCGGGGTGCTCATGCGTCGGCCGCGCCGCACCCCGGGGCCGGCGGCGCCCGCACCGAGCGCGGCGGTGACCATCGGGTCCCTGACCGTCGACACGGACGCACGGGAGGTCCACGTCGACGGCGAGCCGGTGGCCCTGACCCGCACGGAGTTCGACGTCCTCGCCGCCCTCGCCGCACGTCCGGGCGTCGTGCTCAGCCGGCGCGCGCTCATCGAGGCGGTGTGGGGCGCGGGGTGGGTGGGCGACGAGCACCTCGTCGACGTGCACGTGCTGCACGTGCGCCAGAAGCTGGGTGACTCGGCGGAGCAGCAGCGGTTCGTCCGCACGGTCCGGGGCGTCGGCTACCGCATGGGCGCCGGACGGTGA
- a CDS encoding DUF305 domain-containing protein, giving the protein MHRTCRSLAATAAALALGVALTACAGQGGTPAAGTASASAAATVADHDDTDTQFAQMMIVHHEGAIAMAALAVERATDPRVRSLAERIEAAQAPEIERMTGWLDAWGEAAVMDHGQMGHGSMPAAGMEMEGMDHGQAMGVLDALQGAEFDERFLELMIAHHEGAVLMTEAELEDGRNPDARELARAIVDDQTREIEEMRGLLASD; this is encoded by the coding sequence ATGCACCGCACGTGCCGATCCCTGGCCGCCACCGCTGCTGCCCTCGCGCTGGGCGTCGCGCTGACCGCGTGCGCCGGGCAGGGCGGGACGCCCGCGGCGGGCACGGCGAGCGCGTCGGCAGCCGCGACGGTGGCGGACCACGACGACACCGACACGCAGTTCGCGCAGATGATGATCGTGCACCACGAGGGCGCGATCGCGATGGCCGCCCTGGCCGTCGAGCGCGCGACGGACCCGCGGGTCCGGTCGCTCGCGGAGCGGATCGAGGCCGCGCAGGCACCCGAGATCGAGCGGATGACCGGCTGGCTGGACGCGTGGGGGGAGGCCGCCGTCATGGACCACGGCCAGATGGGCCACGGCAGCATGCCCGCGGCGGGCATGGAGATGGAGGGCATGGACCACGGCCAGGCCATGGGCGTGCTCGACGCGCTCCAGGGCGCCGAGTTCGACGAGCGCTTCCTGGAGCTGATGATCGCCCACCACGAGGGCGCGGTGCTGATGACGGAGGCGGAGCTCGAGGACGGCCGGAACCCCGACGCGCGGGAGCTCGCGCGGGCGATCGTCGACGACCAGACCCGGGAGATCGAGGAGATGCGGGGGCTTCTCGCCTCGGACTGA
- a CDS encoding alpha/beta hydrolase, whose protein sequence is MTETTLTVTSAGHDLPGTLTTPAGPGPFPTVLLVPGSGPVDRDSNHKRMRLDVTRQLAVALGEAGLATFRYDKRGVGRSSGDWREAGFHESGDDVAAVLDALAARPEVDASRLVLVGHSEGALHAIEVAARRTDLAGVALLSTSAQPGLEVLRWQSRNVAGDLPAFVRGVLRLMRTDIEKKTEQNRVAIAATTGDVARIGGVRINARWHREFMAYDPRVDLPRITVPVLALTGSKDLQVDPADLTTVAELVAGPVETHVVQDVTHVLRRQDGRASLSAYKEEIRRPLDERVVDLLVTWARRVTTVAAAA, encoded by the coding sequence ATGACCGAGACCACCCTCACCGTCACCTCGGCCGGGCACGACCTGCCCGGGACCCTCACCACCCCGGCCGGCCCCGGCCCGTTCCCCACCGTGCTGCTCGTGCCGGGCTCCGGCCCGGTCGACCGCGACTCGAACCACAAGCGCATGCGTCTCGACGTCACGCGCCAGCTCGCGGTCGCGCTCGGCGAGGCCGGGCTGGCCACGTTCCGCTACGACAAGCGCGGCGTCGGGCGCAGCTCTGGGGACTGGCGCGAGGCCGGCTTCCACGAGAGCGGCGACGACGTCGCGGCCGTGCTCGACGCGCTCGCGGCCCGGCCCGAGGTCGACGCGTCCCGGCTCGTGCTCGTCGGACACTCCGAGGGCGCGCTGCACGCCATCGAGGTGGCCGCGCGCCGCACCGACCTCGCGGGCGTCGCGCTGCTCTCGACCTCGGCGCAACCCGGTCTCGAGGTCCTGCGCTGGCAGTCCCGCAACGTCGCCGGCGACCTCCCGGCGTTCGTCCGCGGCGTGCTGCGGCTGATGCGCACGGACATCGAGAAGAAGACCGAGCAGAACCGTGTGGCCATCGCCGCGACCACCGGCGACGTCGCGCGGATCGGCGGCGTGAGGATCAACGCGCGCTGGCACCGTGAGTTCATGGCGTACGACCCGCGCGTCGACCTGCCGCGCATCACGGTCCCCGTGCTCGCGCTGACCGGCTCCAAGGACCTGCAGGTGGACCCGGCGGACCTGACGACCGTCGCCGAGCTCGTCGCGGGGCCCGTCGAGACGCACGTCGTGCAAGACGTCACGCACGTGCTGCGCCGGCAGGACGGGCGCGCGTCGCTCAGCGCCTACAAGGAGGAGATCCGCCGCCCGCTCGACGAGCGCGTCGTCGACCTCCTCGTCACCTGGGCCCGCCGCGTCACGACCGTGGCCGCGGCGGCCTGA
- a CDS encoding helix-turn-helix domain-containing protein, which yields MEMSPTQVLLHPVRLRIAQAFLGERALTTSDLRTELPDVPPATLYRQVAALVDGGVLEVAEEHRVRGAVERTYRLRTGAAHVDGDAARAMTDDDHRRGFLTFVVGLLADMDRYLEHDDRDVVRDLVGYRQHALYLTDDETAELVTELRTVLAPRLAQGPGDGRRRRLFSTVLLPTDPPAGAAADD from the coding sequence ATGGAGATGTCACCGACGCAGGTGCTGCTGCACCCGGTGCGGCTGCGGATCGCCCAGGCGTTCCTCGGCGAGCGGGCCCTGACCACGTCGGACCTGCGGACGGAGCTGCCCGACGTCCCGCCGGCGACGCTCTACCGGCAGGTCGCCGCGCTCGTCGACGGCGGCGTCCTCGAGGTCGCCGAGGAGCACCGCGTGCGGGGAGCCGTCGAGCGCACCTACCGGCTGCGGACGGGCGCGGCCCACGTCGACGGGGACGCCGCCCGTGCGATGACCGACGACGACCACCGGCGCGGGTTCCTCACGTTCGTCGTCGGCCTGCTCGCGGACATGGACCGCTACCTCGAGCACGACGACCGCGACGTCGTCCGTGACCTCGTCGGCTACCGCCAGCACGCCCTGTACCTCACCGACGACGAGACCGCCGAGCTCGTCACCGAGCTACGCACGGTGCTGGCGCCCCGGCTCGCACAGGGGCCGGGCGACGGACGACGGCGCCGGCTGTTCTCGACCGTGCTGCTGCCGACGGACCCGCCGGCGGGAGCGGCTGCCGACGACTGA
- a CDS encoding MerR family transcriptional regulator: MLIADVALQVGVKVSTIRFYLRAGLLPEPDRTAGGYRRFTADHVRRARFLHRGQELGFTLAELASLDVLSQQARAGGVAADLVAHGRAKIADIDARIRDLRRTRDALATLVDGPGFDPDANCPVVAALTDEPCDAPIAGRATG, encoded by the coding sequence GTGCTCATCGCCGACGTCGCGCTGCAGGTGGGGGTCAAGGTCTCCACGATCCGCTTCTACCTGCGCGCCGGGCTGCTGCCGGAGCCCGACCGCACCGCCGGCGGCTACCGGCGGTTCACCGCGGACCACGTGCGCCGTGCGCGGTTCCTGCACCGGGGTCAGGAGCTCGGGTTCACGCTGGCCGAGCTCGCGTCGCTCGACGTCCTCTCCCAGCAGGCCCGCGCGGGCGGCGTCGCCGCCGACCTCGTCGCCCACGGTCGCGCGAAGATCGCGGACATCGACGCGCGCATCCGGGACCTGCGCCGCACGCGCGACGCGCTGGCGACGCTCGTCGACGGGCCCGGCTTCGACCCGGACGCGAACTGCCCGGTCGTCGCCGCGCTCACGGACGAGCCCTGCGACGCGCCGATCGCCGGCCGCGCGACGGGCTGA
- a CDS encoding SMP-30/gluconolactonase/LRE family protein: MLRAEQVTDAVAYHGEGPCWSPTWGGLRWVDLLAGDLLTLRDDGDVERLHVGDVAAFVRPRSRGGYVVGLERGIALAESPDGEPTPMRELWTDPGVRMNEGACDPWGALYAGSMAYDAHPGGATLFRITPGGDVDVVLDDVTISNGLDFSPDGTRAYYDDTTTGRTDVFDVVDRRLTNRRPFFSRPGDHPDGLTVDSAGNVWVALHGAGRVRCVSPAGEVLAEVEVPAHQTTACTLGGPDLRDLYITTSRENLDDPEPEAGALFRVRVDVPGRPVLPFGG; this comes from the coding sequence GTGCTGCGAGCCGAGCAGGTCACCGACGCCGTCGCCTACCACGGCGAGGGTCCGTGCTGGTCACCGACGTGGGGAGGGCTGCGGTGGGTCGACCTGCTCGCGGGCGACCTGCTGACGCTGCGTGACGACGGGGACGTGGAGCGGCTGCACGTGGGGGACGTCGCCGCGTTCGTGCGACCGCGCTCGCGGGGCGGGTACGTCGTGGGGCTGGAGCGGGGGATCGCGCTCGCGGAGTCGCCCGACGGTGAGCCGACCCCCATGCGGGAGCTGTGGACGGACCCGGGTGTGCGGATGAACGAGGGGGCGTGCGACCCGTGGGGCGCGCTGTACGCGGGGTCGATGGCGTACGACGCGCACCCCGGTGGCGCCACGCTCTTCCGGATCACGCCGGGCGGGGACGTCGACGTGGTGCTCGACGACGTGACCATCTCCAACGGTCTGGACTTCTCGCCGGACGGCACGCGCGCGTACTACGACGACACGACGACCGGACGCACGGACGTGTTCGACGTCGTCGACCGCCGGTTGACGAACCGCCGCCCGTTCTTCTCGCGTCCCGGCGACCACCCCGACGGCCTCACCGTCGACTCCGCCGGCAACGTGTGGGTCGCGCTGCACGGCGCGGGCCGGGTGCGGTGCGTGTCGCCCGCAGGGGAGGTGCTCGCCGAGGTCGAGGTGCCCGCCCACCAGACGACGGCCTGCACCCTCGGCGGCCCCGACCTGCGCGACCTCTACATCACGACGTCCCGCGAGAACCTCGACGACCCGGAGCCCGAGGCGGGTGCGCTGTTCCGCGTCCGGGTCGACGTGCCAGGGCGCCCGGTGCTGCCCTTCGGCGGCTGA
- a CDS encoding FAD-dependent oxidoreductase — protein MADAPHVLVVGSGFGGAVAALRLSEKGYRVTVVEAGRRFTPGTLPRTSWDVRRFLWAPRLGCRGIQRIHVLPDVVLLAGAGVGGGSLVYANTLYRPDSDDFYRDPQWASITDWRAELAPHYDQAQRMLGVVTNPTSTPADEVVRAAARDLGVADSFRLAPVGVVFGEPGAPVPDPFFGGVGPERRGCLQCGECMTGCRHGAKNTLETNYLWLAERAGARIVPDTTVASLVPRADGRWDVVTVPTGRSGPRTHVTADQVVVAAGAWGTQELLHRLKADGTLPHLSDRLGHLTRTNSEALGGAARRPRARGPRLNSGVAITSSVWLDERTHIEPVRYGHGSNLMALLGTVLTDGGGRVPRWVRWLGQVARHPGHVLGMLTGLRTWSDRAVIGLVMQTGGASLTVRPRRTWTGRWRLTSTRGDDAPNPTWLPQANAAYRAMARHLGDGIPMSTLGEIADVPMTAHFLGGCTIGADVSTGVVDAYHRVFGYPGLHVMDGSTVSANLGVNPSLTITAQAERACAAWPNAGDADPRPAPGEPYRRVPPVPPSHPVVPAHARAALPLTVVRPEA, from the coding sequence ATGGCCGACGCCCCGCACGTTCTCGTCGTCGGCTCGGGATTCGGCGGCGCGGTCGCGGCGCTGCGGCTGTCGGAGAAGGGGTACCGCGTCACCGTCGTCGAGGCGGGGCGGCGGTTCACGCCCGGCACGCTGCCGCGCACGTCGTGGGACGTGCGGCGGTTCCTGTGGGCGCCGCGCCTGGGGTGCCGCGGGATCCAGCGGATCCACGTGCTGCCGGACGTCGTGCTGCTCGCCGGTGCGGGCGTGGGCGGTGGGTCGCTGGTGTACGCGAACACGCTGTACCGGCCCGACTCCGACGACTTCTACCGCGACCCGCAGTGGGCGTCGATCACGGACTGGCGTGCGGAGCTCGCACCGCACTACGACCAGGCGCAGCGCATGCTCGGCGTCGTCACGAACCCCACGTCGACCCCCGCGGACGAGGTCGTGCGGGCCGCCGCGCGCGACCTGGGCGTCGCGGACTCGTTTCGCCTCGCGCCCGTCGGCGTGGTGTTCGGCGAGCCCGGTGCGCCCGTGCCGGACCCGTTCTTCGGCGGCGTCGGCCCGGAGCGCCGCGGCTGCCTGCAGTGCGGCGAGTGCATGACGGGCTGCCGGCACGGCGCCAAGAACACCCTCGAGACCAACTACCTGTGGCTCGCCGAGCGCGCGGGCGCGCGCATCGTCCCCGACACCACGGTCGCGTCACTCGTGCCGCGCGCGGACGGACGGTGGGACGTGGTGACGGTCCCGACGGGCCGGAGCGGACCGCGCACGCACGTCACCGCTGACCAGGTCGTCGTCGCCGCCGGCGCGTGGGGCACGCAGGAGCTGCTGCACCGGCTCAAGGCCGACGGCACGCTGCCCCATCTGTCCGACCGGCTCGGGCACCTCACGCGCACCAACTCCGAGGCGCTCGGCGGTGCGGCGCGCCGTCCCCGCGCCCGCGGCCCGCGCCTGAACAGCGGGGTCGCGATCACGTCGTCCGTCTGGCTCGACGAGCGCACCCACATCGAACCCGTCCGCTACGGCCACGGGTCGAACCTCATGGCGCTGCTGGGCACGGTGCTGACGGACGGCGGCGGGCGCGTGCCGCGGTGGGTGCGCTGGCTGGGGCAGGTCGCGCGGCACCCGGGCCACGTGCTGGGGATGCTGACGGGCCTGCGGACGTGGTCCGACCGGGCCGTCATCGGGCTCGTCATGCAGACGGGAGGGGCGTCGCTGACCGTGCGGCCGCGTCGCACGTGGACGGGCCGGTGGCGCCTGACGTCGACGCGCGGCGACGACGCGCCCAACCCCACGTGGCTGCCGCAGGCCAACGCCGCGTACCGCGCGATGGCCCGGCACCTCGGCGACGGCATCCCGATGAGCACGCTCGGCGAGATCGCGGACGTGCCGATGACCGCGCACTTCCTGGGCGGGTGCACCATCGGCGCCGACGTCTCGACCGGTGTCGTCGACGCCTACCACCGCGTCTTCGGGTACCCCGGGCTGCACGTCATGGACGGCTCGACCGTCTCCGCGAACCTCGGTGTGAACCCGTCGCTGACGATCACGGCGCAGGCCGAGCGTGCGTGCGCGGCCTGGCCGAACGCGGGCGACGCGGACCCGCGGCCGGCACCCGGCGAGCCGTACCGCCGGGTCCCGCCGGTGCCGCCGAGCCACCCGGTCGTCCCGGCGCACGCGCGGGCGGCGCTGCCGCTGACGGTCGTGCGCCCGGAAGCGTGA
- a CDS encoding endo-1,4-beta-xylanase: protein MRAPRLVRDGAALGVAAALAVGGCTAGETSPTPSPTPTPASTADVALRDVARDGLAVGVAVAGGGHYAASGYPDPFGADEAYRDVIAEQFSSVTHENQLKWEFVRPTRDEFRFEGADAVIEFAEENGQVVRGHTLLWHSQNPRWLTSGEFTDDEMRALLQEHIATVVGRYKGRIVHWDVANEIFDDSGVLRTEENPFLARFGTDIVADALRWAHEADPDAVLYLNDFNVESIGRKSDAYYALAQELLAQGVPLHGFGVQGHLSTQYPFPDDLEDNLRRFTDLGLEVAITELDVRVPVDAEGKPDDVDVDKQVDYYRRAVGACVAVERCTSLTLWGVTDAYSWVPGFFTGEGSALVLDEDFHAKPAFTAVAEALAGE from the coding sequence ATGAGAGCACCGAGGCTCGTCCGGGACGGGGCCGCGCTGGGCGTCGCCGCCGCCCTCGCCGTCGGCGGTTGCACCGCCGGCGAGACGTCCCCCACGCCCAGCCCCACGCCGACCCCCGCGTCGACAGCCGACGTGGCGCTGCGCGACGTCGCCCGGGACGGCCTGGCCGTCGGTGTGGCCGTCGCGGGCGGCGGGCACTACGCGGCGTCCGGCTACCCCGACCCGTTCGGTGCGGACGAGGCGTACCGCGACGTCATCGCCGAGCAGTTCTCGTCCGTGACCCACGAGAACCAGCTGAAGTGGGAGTTCGTCCGGCCCACGCGCGACGAGTTCCGGTTCGAGGGCGCCGACGCGGTGATCGAGTTCGCCGAGGAGAACGGCCAGGTGGTGCGCGGGCACACGCTGCTGTGGCACTCGCAGAACCCGCGCTGGCTGACGAGCGGCGAGTTCACCGACGACGAGATGCGGGCCCTGCTGCAGGAGCACATCGCCACCGTCGTCGGCCGGTACAAGGGCCGGATCGTGCACTGGGACGTCGCCAACGAGATCTTCGACGACTCCGGCGTGCTGCGCACCGAGGAGAACCCGTTCCTCGCGCGGTTCGGCACGGACATCGTCGCCGACGCCCTGCGCTGGGCCCACGAGGCCGACCCCGACGCGGTGCTGTACCTCAACGACTTCAACGTCGAGTCGATCGGCCGCAAGTCCGACGCGTACTACGCACTCGCCCAGGAGCTGCTGGCGCAGGGCGTCCCGCTGCACGGGTTCGGCGTGCAGGGGCACCTGTCGACGCAGTACCCGTTCCCGGACGACCTCGAGGACAACCTGCGACGGTTCACCGACCTGGGCCTGGAGGTCGCGATCACCGAGCTCGACGTGCGCGTGCCCGTCGACGCCGAGGGCAAGCCCGACGACGTCGACGTCGACAAGCAGGTCGACTACTACCGGCGGGCCGTCGGGGCGTGCGTCGCGGTCGAGCGCTGCACGTCGCTGACCCTGTGGGGCGTGACCGACGCCTACTCGTGGGTGCCCGGCTTCTTCACCGGCGAGGGCTCCGCCCTGGTCCTCGACGAGGACTTCCACGCCAAGCCCGCGTTCACGGCCGTCGCGGAGGCGCTGGCCGGCGAGTAA
- a CDS encoding TetR/AcrR family transcriptional regulator gives MRSTSPGVGDLTTRARIRDAAVARYAREGFGAPLRAVAEDAGVSAALIVHHFGSKDGLRQVCDAYVLATIRESKERAIASGTTQEVLLQLASLDEYAPLVGYALRSLQAGGAMARDFVEHFVADAEVYLAEAVATGQMRPSRDEKARARYLTVQGLGTLLLDMTLNVPDDPTDVLAMLHGYRDRMMLPAVELFTHGLMTDNTMLDAYLLYVSDPPTGPDAPRTA, from the coding sequence ATGCGTTCAACGTCGCCCGGGGTCGGAGACCTCACGACGCGCGCCCGGATTCGCGACGCGGCGGTGGCGCGCTACGCCCGCGAGGGCTTCGGTGCGCCCCTGCGTGCCGTCGCGGAGGACGCCGGCGTCAGCGCAGCGCTGATCGTCCACCACTTCGGCTCCAAGGACGGGCTGCGCCAGGTGTGCGACGCCTACGTGCTCGCCACGATCCGGGAGTCGAAGGAGCGGGCGATCGCCTCCGGGACGACGCAGGAGGTTCTGCTCCAGCTCGCGTCGCTGGACGAGTACGCGCCGCTGGTCGGGTACGCGCTGCGCAGCCTGCAGGCCGGGGGCGCCATGGCACGCGACTTCGTCGAGCACTTCGTCGCCGACGCCGAGGTCTACCTCGCCGAGGCGGTCGCGACTGGCCAGATGCGCCCGAGCCGGGACGAGAAGGCGCGCGCCCGGTACCTGACGGTGCAGGGGCTGGGCACCCTGCTGCTGGACATGACGCTGAACGTCCCCGACGACCCCACGGACGTCCTCGCGATGCTGCACGGCTACCGGGACCGGATGATGCTGCCGGCCGTCGAGCTCTTCACGCACGGCCTCATGACGGACAACACGATGCTCGACGCGTACCTGCTCTACGTGAGCGACCCGCCGACGGGGCCCGACGCGCCTCGCACGGCCTGA